One genomic window of Acuticoccus sediminis includes the following:
- a CDS encoding DUF1127 domain-containing protein, protein MMQRMRRAVNGWMEYRRTVDQLSRLPDRQLMDIGVFRDEIPSLARGGHGRR, encoded by the coding sequence ATGATGCAGCGCATGCGTCGCGCCGTGAACGGCTGGATGGAATATCGCCGCACGGTTGATCAGTTGTCCCGCCTGCCGGATCGGCAGCTCATGGACATCGGTGTGTTCCGGGATGAGATTCCGTCGCTCGCTCGTGGTGGCCATGGCCGCCGCTGA
- a CDS encoding Zn-dependent hydrolase: MPTQARINSDRLAALLGGINGFGFDPGSGGYDRRAFSDADMAVRRWFMETMAADGLDVRMDSVGNVYGRVGPPGPAVVVGSHLDTVPAGGPLDGALGVAVALECVRAIREAGLALRRPIEVLATADEEGRFGGMLGSQSIAGAVPPGWLDAAVDAAGVPLTEAMRAVGLDPGLAGEAARDPADVHAFLELHIEQGPVLEAAGKDIGVATGISGCAVLAASLVGAANHSGTTPMDMRRDALVGLAEVVAAVPGIARDVGTDEARLTVGFVELTPNQPHTIPGRADFTVIVRDVDHGAMAMMIGALETLLAEASARHGLAFTSGTRSWLDPVALDPALQQSLLAAAGSLGFDPVSMPSGAGHDAQMMARLCPSALLFVPSEGGISHAPGEFTAWESIEKGAAVFLKALTRLAAE, translated from the coding sequence ATGCCCACGCAGGCACGGATCAACTCCGACCGGTTGGCCGCTCTTCTCGGCGGTATCAACGGCTTCGGCTTCGACCCGGGATCGGGCGGCTACGACCGGCGCGCCTTCTCGGACGCCGACATGGCCGTGCGCCGCTGGTTCATGGAGACGATGGCGGCCGACGGTCTCGACGTGCGGATGGACAGCGTCGGCAACGTCTACGGCCGCGTCGGCCCGCCGGGGCCGGCGGTGGTCGTCGGCTCGCACCTCGATACCGTGCCTGCGGGCGGCCCGCTCGACGGCGCGCTCGGCGTCGCGGTGGCGCTGGAGTGCGTGCGCGCGATCCGGGAGGCCGGGCTGGCGCTCCGCCGCCCCATCGAGGTGCTCGCCACCGCCGACGAGGAGGGCCGCTTCGGCGGCATGCTGGGGAGCCAGTCGATCGCCGGCGCGGTGCCGCCGGGGTGGCTGGACGCGGCGGTCGACGCGGCCGGCGTCCCGCTCACGGAGGCGATGCGTGCCGTCGGGCTCGACCCCGGCCTCGCCGGGGAGGCGGCAAGGGACCCTGCCGACGTCCACGCCTTCCTGGAGCTTCATATCGAGCAGGGGCCGGTGCTGGAGGCGGCCGGGAAGGACATCGGCGTCGCGACCGGGATCTCCGGCTGCGCGGTGCTCGCGGCGTCGCTCGTCGGCGCGGCCAACCACTCCGGCACGACCCCGATGGACATGCGCCGCGATGCGCTGGTGGGCCTCGCCGAGGTTGTGGCGGCGGTCCCCGGCATAGCCCGCGACGTCGGCACGGACGAGGCTCGCCTCACGGTGGGCTTCGTCGAGCTGACGCCGAACCAGCCCCACACCATACCCGGCCGCGCCGACTTCACCGTGATCGTGCGCGACGTCGACCATGGCGCGATGGCGATGATGATCGGCGCGCTCGAGACGCTGCTCGCCGAGGCCTCCGCCCGCCACGGTCTGGCGTTCACCTCCGGGACGCGCAGCTGGCTCGACCCGGTCGCCCTCGACCCGGCGCTGCAGCAGTCCCTCCTCGCGGCGGCGGGCAGCCTCGGCTTCGATCCGGTGTCGATGCCCTCGGGCGCCGGCCATGACGCCCAGATGATGGCGAGACTATGCCCCTCCGCACTGCTGTTCGTCCCCAGCGAAGGCGGAATAAGTCACGCGCCGGGAGAGTTCACCGCGTGGGAGTCGATTGAAAAAGGGGCAGCTGTATTCCTGAAGGCCCTGACCCGGCTCGCTGCGGAGTGA
- the pncB gene encoding nicotinate phosphoribosyltransferase, translating into MVDIATRVWNHKWKIDPIVRSLIDTDFYKLLMCQSVHRNKPNTRVTFQLINRSRDIRLADLVDEGELREQLDHIRSLSLSRGESTWLRGNTFYGKRQMFSPEFMAWFEELRLPPYTLEKRDGQYRLTFEGAWPEVMLWEIPALAVLMELRSRAVLNQMGRFEIEILYARAMTKLWEKVERLRTVPEIQIADFGTRRRHSFLWQDWCVQAMIEGLGESFTGTSNCLIAQRREVEAIGTNAHELPMVYAALADSDEELAQAPYQVLADWHEEHVGNLRIILPDTFGTKGFLEHAPDWLAGWTGVRVDSGDPATAAETAIAWWKARGEDPTQKRIIFSDALDVETMLDLQRRFTDRARVSFGWGTLLTNDFRGLVPNDALKPFSLVCKAVSANGRPTVKLSDNPEKATGPEDEIARYKRVFGVGAQTPIPVTV; encoded by the coding sequence TTGGTCGATATCGCGACGCGTGTCTGGAACCATAAGTGGAAGATCGACCCGATCGTCCGCTCGCTCATCGATACCGATTTCTACAAGCTTCTGATGTGCCAGTCGGTCCATCGCAACAAGCCGAACACGCGGGTCACCTTCCAGCTCATCAACCGGTCCCGCGACATCCGTCTCGCCGACCTCGTCGACGAGGGCGAGCTGCGCGAGCAGCTCGACCATATCCGCTCGCTCAGCCTGTCGCGCGGCGAGTCCACCTGGCTCCGTGGCAACACCTTCTACGGCAAGCGGCAGATGTTCTCGCCGGAGTTCATGGCCTGGTTCGAGGAGCTGCGGCTGCCGCCCTACACCCTGGAGAAGCGCGACGGCCAGTACCGGCTGACCTTCGAGGGGGCGTGGCCGGAGGTGATGCTGTGGGAGATTCCCGCGCTCGCCGTCCTGATGGAGCTGCGCTCGCGCGCGGTGCTCAACCAGATGGGCCGGTTCGAGATAGAGATCCTCTACGCCCGCGCGATGACCAAGCTCTGGGAGAAGGTGGAGCGCCTGCGCACCGTCCCGGAGATCCAGATCGCCGACTTCGGCACCCGCCGGCGCCACTCCTTCCTGTGGCAGGACTGGTGCGTGCAGGCGATGATCGAGGGGCTGGGGGAGAGCTTCACCGGCACGTCGAACTGCCTGATCGCGCAGCGCCGCGAGGTGGAGGCGATCGGCACCAACGCCCACGAGCTGCCGATGGTCTACGCCGCGCTCGCCGACAGCGACGAGGAACTGGCCCAGGCGCCCTACCAGGTCCTCGCCGACTGGCACGAGGAGCACGTCGGCAACCTCAGGATCATCCTGCCGGACACCTTCGGCACCAAGGGCTTCCTCGAGCACGCGCCGGACTGGCTCGCCGGGTGGACGGGCGTGCGCGTCGATTCCGGCGATCCAGCCACGGCGGCCGAGACCGCCATCGCCTGGTGGAAGGCGCGCGGCGAGGACCCGACCCAGAAGCGCATCATCTTCTCCGACGCGCTCGACGTGGAGACCATGCTCGACCTGCAGCGGCGGTTCACCGACCGTGCCCGCGTCTCGTTCGGCTGGGGGACGCTTCTCACGAACGATTTCCGCGGTCTGGTCCCCAACGACGCGCTGAAGCCGTTCAGCCTCGTCTGCAAGGCGGTGTCGGCCAACGGCCGTCCCACGGTGAAGCTCTCCGACAATCCGGAGAAGGCGACCGGGCCCGAGGACGAGATCGCCCGCTACAAGCGCGTGTTCGGTGTGGGTGCGCAGACGCCGATCCCCGTTACGGTGTAG
- the xylB gene encoding xylulokinase → MYLGLDLGTSGLKGVVIDDAQTVVAEAVAPLSVSRPHPGWSEQDPAHWIAAAEEVLTRLGAATSLSAVRGIGLSGQMHGATLLAADHEPLRPAILWNDTRSSAEASALDTIPMFRSISGNIVFPGFTAPKLVWVKANEPDVFGKTALVLLPKDMLRLWLTGEAVSEPSDAAGTSWLDTGERTWSPELLGACDMTVAQMPRLVEGSEVSGTLRDSIATRFGFSSGVVVAGGAGDNAGAAVGMGVVEEGQAFLSLGTSGVLFAPSPGYNPAPETSVHTFCHALPGLWHQMGVILAASDALSWHGQLLGADPVALAVDIGPLKAPSQTIFLPYLGGERTPHNDARIRGAFVGLGHETDRVAATRAVMEGVAFAVADCRDALEAAGTRVERAIAVGGGSRSRAWLEIMATALGIPIDVPGAGDYGAAFGAARLGQMAATGGGAELATPPAIADTIEPDRELERAFSDAHDRFSALYLALRGVR, encoded by the coding sequence ATGTACTTGGGGCTGGACCTCGGCACCTCCGGGCTGAAAGGCGTCGTGATCGACGATGCGCAGACCGTCGTCGCAGAGGCCGTGGCGCCGCTCTCGGTGTCGCGGCCCCATCCGGGCTGGTCGGAGCAGGACCCGGCCCATTGGATCGCCGCCGCCGAGGAGGTCCTGACCCGCCTCGGCGCGGCCACCTCCCTCTCGGCGGTGCGCGGGATCGGGCTCTCCGGGCAGATGCACGGCGCGACGCTGCTCGCCGCCGATCACGAGCCGCTGCGACCGGCGATCCTGTGGAACGACACCCGCTCCAGCGCCGAGGCGAGCGCGCTCGACACCATCCCGATGTTCCGCTCGATTTCTGGCAACATCGTCTTTCCGGGCTTCACCGCGCCCAAGCTCGTCTGGGTCAAGGCGAACGAGCCGGACGTGTTCGGCAAGACCGCCTTGGTCCTTCTTCCCAAGGACATGCTGCGCCTGTGGCTGACGGGGGAGGCGGTCTCCGAGCCGTCCGATGCCGCCGGCACGAGCTGGCTCGACACCGGCGAGCGGACCTGGTCCCCCGAACTCCTCGGCGCGTGCGACATGACCGTCGCGCAGATGCCGCGCCTGGTAGAGGGCTCGGAGGTCTCCGGCACGCTGCGGGACAGCATCGCGACGCGCTTCGGCTTCTCGTCCGGCGTGGTGGTCGCCGGCGGGGCGGGCGACAACGCGGGCGCGGCCGTCGGCATGGGCGTGGTGGAGGAGGGGCAGGCCTTCCTGTCGCTCGGCACGTCCGGCGTGCTCTTCGCGCCGTCGCCCGGCTACAATCCCGCGCCGGAGACGTCGGTTCACACCTTCTGCCACGCGCTGCCGGGGCTCTGGCACCAGATGGGCGTGATCCTCGCCGCGAGCGACGCGCTGTCGTGGCACGGCCAACTCCTCGGGGCGGACCCGGTGGCGCTCGCGGTCGACATCGGGCCGCTGAAGGCCCCGTCGCAGACGATCTTCCTTCCCTACCTCGGTGGCGAGCGCACGCCCCACAACGACGCCAGGATCCGCGGTGCATTCGTCGGTCTCGGCCACGAGACCGACCGTGTCGCCGCAACCCGCGCGGTGATGGAGGGCGTCGCCTTTGCCGTCGCCGACTGCCGTGACGCGCTCGAGGCGGCCGGCACGAGGGTCGAGCGTGCGATCGCGGTCGGGGGCGGCAGCCGCTCGCGCGCCTGGCTGGAGATCATGGCGACCGCGCTCGGCATTCCCATCGACGTGCCGGGCGCCGGCGACTACGGGGCGGCCTTCGGCGCGGCGCGGCTCGGCCAGATGGCGGCGACGGGCGGCGGCGCCGAGCTCGCCACGCCGCCGGCGATCGCCGACACCATCGAGCCCGACCGGGAGCTGGAGCGCGCCTTCTCCGACGCGCACGACCGCTTCTCGGCGCTCTACCTCGCGCTGCGCGGCGTCCGCTGA